In a genomic window of Spiroplasma melliferum:
- a CDS encoding putative fructoselysine transporter yields MKLQKKYGFWQILALAISATLGSSILVSFGQVAFQAQFNPILIIIAWILGGLLVLPEMLLSEGATSYPENGTSYYWIKRAKWNACSFWFGWIMVLFVSATAVATACLAFGNIVMTLLKLENQWYGKMFGILILFALVLMQVLIKKSSGYSQIIFALLKGLPIVFVLIIAMMYGNTGSFTDDTINQNLSQIYLSSFLLLPATAMTMFAYSGMEAITYVSGEVINPRKNIPWAMIIATIMIVILYIILAIGLLTINKPQAWIGPNGFNNVWYYAIMNNPAIPPVLNYLFSILAIFIFMGSLNSFLVYHSRLIFKMSEEKDFFAFFQKTTKRTNMPYLAMLFLVLLAVIYILWTSLFNVTNYFILAVSVLKFITMLSLIYLRINDPKYEPLYRKPLFIILVILALSSCFITFIGSILAMYYYAKNTGNMWELWNCLIVLSGMLSGYPLYYAKKWCVQTFNTRKQKNNVGINNKENGESFTK; encoded by the coding sequence ATGAAATTACAAAAAAAATATGGATTTTGGCAAATTCTAGCTTTGGCTATTTCAGCCACATTAGGTTCTTCAATTTTAGTTTCGTTTGGACAAGTTGCTTTTCAAGCACAATTTAATCCAATTTTAATTATTATTGCTTGAATTTTAGGTGGTTTATTAGTTTTACCAGAAATGTTATTATCAGAAGGTGCGACGTCTTATCCTGAAAATGGAACAAGTTATTATTGAATTAAACGAGCAAAATGAAATGCCTGTTCATTTTGATTTGGATGAATTATGGTTTTGTTTGTTAGTGCAACAGCAGTTGCTACTGCTTGCTTAGCTTTTGGTAATATTGTTATGACATTACTAAAATTAGAAAATCAATGATATGGAAAAATGTTTGGGATTTTGATTTTATTTGCTTTAGTTTTAATGCAAGTATTAATTAAAAAAAGTAGTGGTTATTCACAAATTATTTTTGCCTTACTAAAAGGCTTACCAATTGTATTCGTATTAATTATTGCAATGATGTATGGTAATACAGGTAGTTTCACTGATGATACAATTAACCAAAATTTAAGTCAAATTTATTTGTCTTCGTTTTTATTGCTACCAGCAACAGCTATGACAATGTTTGCTTATTCTGGAATGGAAGCAATTACCTATGTTAGTGGCGAAGTTATTAATCCACGTAAAAATATTCCTTGGGCAATGATTATTGCGACAATTATGATTGTAATTCTTTATATCATTTTAGCAATTGGTTTATTAACAATTAATAAACCACAAGCATGAATAGGACCAAATGGATTTAATAATGTTTGATATTATGCTATTATGAATAATCCGGCAATTCCACCAGTCTTAAATTATTTGTTTTCTATTTTAGCAATCTTTATTTTTATGGGTTCATTAAATTCATTTTTAGTGTATCATTCACGATTAATTTTTAAAATGAGTGAAGAAAAAGATTTTTTTGCTTTTTTTCAAAAAACAACAAAACGAACTAATATGCCATATTTAGCAATGTTATTTTTAGTTCTGTTAGCAGTTATTTATATTTTATGAACATCATTATTTAATGTTACAAATTATTTTATTTTAGCAGTTAGTGTTTTAAAATTTATTACAATGCTTAGTTTAATTTATTTACGGATTAATGACCCAAAGTATGAGCCATTATATCGAAAACCACTTTTTATTATCTTAGTTATTTTAGCATTAAGTTCTTGTTTCATTACTTTTATTGGTTCAATCTTAGCAATGTATTATTATGCAAAAAATACCGGTAATATGTGAGAATTATGGAATTGTTTAATTGTATTAAGCGGAATGTTAAGTGGTTATCCACTTTATTATGCAAAAAAATGATGTGTTCAAACATTTAATACTAGAAAACAAAAAAATAATGTTGGTATTAATAACAAAGAAAATGGAGAATCTTTTACAAAATAA